A stretch of the Leptospirillum ferriphilum genome encodes the following:
- the lptG gene encoding LPS export ABC transporter permease LptG: MRILTRYIASELFKIFLLCFISLEAIYGVIDSVEKIKDFLSHHAALPLIGQYFFYRSIEVSFRVLPMSGLLATLLTLGILSKNHELTAIRAAGISLVKATKPFLALGVLISLISIAMNYQLVPYAYQMTDYIKDVRIDQGKTGRVTFELNNVWFRHGNQDIYGARTIRDGGSELDKVVLYHLDSTFHLSWQIDAKTLRYHQGLWSFRDGRLTRFLPDGSLRIESFQKMDTTLTRRPVDFTYEKTRMTHLSYPELDRYIALLEKSHLPREKYEVTRDAMIAFPIAAFLMVLMAIPFGIREGRQVGIAKGFGISLLLSMSYWTIYSLGLALGKGGVLLPWISAWFANMIVFFVSISLFLLLNRS; this comes from the coding sequence ATGAGGATCCTGACGCGGTATATCGCCTCCGAACTTTTCAAGATCTTTCTTTTGTGCTTTATTTCCCTGGAAGCGATCTATGGCGTTATCGATTCGGTTGAAAAGATCAAGGACTTTCTCAGTCACCATGCGGCCCTCCCTCTGATCGGCCAGTATTTTTTCTACCGCTCCATCGAGGTCAGTTTCCGCGTCCTGCCCATGTCCGGCCTCCTCGCAACACTCCTGACGCTGGGCATCCTGTCCAAAAACCACGAACTGACTGCCATCCGGGCAGCCGGGATCAGCCTTGTCAAGGCAACCAAACCGTTTCTGGCCCTTGGGGTTCTGATTTCCCTGATCTCCATCGCAATGAACTACCAGCTCGTTCCCTATGCCTACCAGATGACGGACTATATCAAGGACGTACGCATCGACCAGGGCAAAACTGGCCGTGTGACCTTCGAACTCAACAATGTCTGGTTTCGGCACGGGAATCAGGACATTTATGGTGCCCGGACCATCCGGGATGGCGGGAGTGAGCTGGACAAAGTGGTCCTCTACCACCTGGACAGCACCTTCCATCTGAGCTGGCAGATCGATGCCAAAACCTTGCGCTACCATCAGGGTCTCTGGTCGTTTCGGGACGGACGCCTCACACGCTTTCTCCCGGATGGCTCTCTCCGCATCGAGTCATTCCAGAAAATGGACACCACCCTGACTCGACGGCCGGTGGATTTCACCTACGAAAAAACCCGGATGACCCACCTGTCCTATCCGGAACTGGACCGTTACATCGCTCTTCTTGAAAAAAGCCACCTTCCCCGCGAAAAATATGAGGTCACGCGCGACGCGATGATCGCGTTTCCGATCGCCGCCTTTCTCATGGTGCTGATGGCCATTCCTTTCGGGATCCGGGAGGGACGGCAAGTCGGAATTGCCAAAGGGTTCGGGATCAGTCTGCTTTTGTCGATGTCGTACTGGACCATTTACTCTCTCGGGCTGGCTCTGGGGAAGGGAGGCGTTCTCTTGCCCTGGATCAGCGCCTGGTTTGCGAACATGATTGTTTTTTTCGTCAGCATTTCACTTTTTCTACTCTTGAACCGTTCCTGA